In the genome of Streptomyces sp. SAI-127, the window GATGTCTTCCGATGCCACCGTCCGTGATGTCACGTCCAGTGGACCCTCCCGTTTTGCTCAACGCCAGGCGAGGGTCACTAGTTCCCTTGTGCGCGCGGAGGCCCAGGTGGGCCGTCCGGGTGATGGTTCAAGGGCGGCTGTTCACATTCGGGAGGGCCGGTTCAGAAGAGTCCGGTGTCGGTGAAGCGCAGCACCAGCTGGGGCGCGCCCGAGAGGGCGACGCCGAGGACGCCGGTCAGGGCGAGCGCGGCGGTGAGGGGGGCGGGGACGCGGTGCGCGGCGGGTTCGCCGTCGGGGGCCCTGAACAGCAGCGTCGTCCACTGGAGGTAGTAGAAGAGCGCGATCACGACGTTGACGGCCATGACCACGGCGAGCCATCCGAGGCCCGCGTCCACGGCCGCCGAGAAGACGGTGACCTTGGCGAACAGGCCGATGATGCCCGGCGGCAGCCCTGCCAGGCAGAGCAGGAAGAAGGCCAGCAGGAGGGCGGCGAGCGGGTTGGTCGCATAGAGGCCGCGGTAGTCGGTGATGCGGTTCGCTGCCCTCGTTCGGCCCACCAGCGCGGCCACCGCGAAGGCGCCGAGGTTCACGGCGGCGTACATGAGGGCGTAGGCGACGGTGGAGCCGACGGACCGTTCGGCGTCGTCGGAGTACGCGGCGGCAGCGATCGGGACGAGGAGGTAGCCGGCCTGGCCGACGGAGGACCAGGCGAGCAGCCGTACGGCGCTGTACGCGCGCGTGGCCTGCTGTCGGAGGGCGCCGACGTTGCCGACGGTCATGGTGAGGGCGGCGAGCGCGGCGAGCGCCGGGCCCCAGACGTCCGCGTACGACGGCAGAGCGACGACGGTGACGAGGATCAGGCCGGAGAAGCCGACCGTTTTGCCGACGACCGACAAGTAGGCGGCGATCGGGAGGGGTGCGCCGACGTAGGTGTCGGGCACCCAGAAGTGGAAGGGGACGGCAGCCGTCTTGAAGGCGAAGCCGACGAGGGTGAGGACGACGCCGGTCTGGACGAGGGTGTGGAGCTGTCCGTCGACGTTCTGAATGCGGTCGGCGACCTGTGTGAGGTAGAGGGTGCCCGTGGAGGCGTACACGAAGCTGATGCCCATGAGGCTGACCGCGGTCGCGGTGACGGAGGACAGGAAGAACTTCAGGGCCGCTTCGGATGACTTCCTGTCGCCATGCCGGATGCCGACGAGGGCGAAGGCGGGCAGGGAGGCGACTTCCAGGGCGACGACGAGGGTCGCCAGATCGCGGGAGGCGGGCAGGAGTGCGGCGCCGGCGGCAGAGGAGAGCAGCAGGAACCAGTACTCCCCTTCGGGGAGTCTCTTGTCGGCGTCCTTGAGGGTGGTGACCGACAGGAGGGCCGCCAGAAGGGCGCCGCCAAGGACGAGGAACTGGATGACGAGCGTGAAGCGGTCGGCCGCGTAGCTGCACACGTCGGCGTCGCCGGTCAGGCAGAAGGTGCTGCGGTCGCCGTCCAGGAGAGGCAGCAGCAGGAGCACGGAGGCTGCCAGGCCCGCGACCGAGACCCACCCGAGCAGGGCTTTCCGCTGCTCGCCGACGAACAGGTCTGCGACGAGAACGACGAGTCCGACGACCGCCGCGAGGGTGGGTGGCGCGATCGCCAGCCAGTCGACGGACTGCACGACGTTCGCGGCCGTCGCGGGCAGCGTTTCGGCCGACGAAGCCAATGGCTGAGCCATGGCGGCCAGGGTGCTCATCGGGTGCCTCCTGCGAGGAGCTGCTGGACGGCCGGGTCGGTGAGGCCGAGGAGGGCCTTCGGCCACAGGCCCGCCGCGACGGTGAGGGCGACGAGCGGCGTCCAGGCCGCGAACTCGTACGTGTGGACGTCGGCGAACTGGGGGGCGTCCTGGGGTACGGCGCCCATGCAGACGCGGCGGACCACGACGAGCATGTAAGCGGCCGTCAGGAGGGTGCCGAACGCGCCGATCGCCATGAAAGTGAGGAAGGCGGGGCGGCTGAGGTCGTCGGCGGGCTTGAAGGCGCCGAACAGGGCCAGCATCTCGCCCCAGAATCCGGCGAGGCCGGGCAGGCCGAGCGAGGCGACCGCAGCGAAGGCCAGCAGGCCGCCGAGGCGCGGGGCCTTGCCGTACAGGGCGGCGCCGGTCTCTTCGGCCAAGGTGTCGAGGTCGGTGGTGCCGGTGCGGTCCTTCAGGGCGCCTACCAGGAAGAACAGGAGGCCGGTGATGAGGCCGTGGGCGATGTTGGCGAACAGGGCGCCGTTCACGCCGGTCGGGGTCATGGTGGCGATGCCGAGCAGGACGAAGCCCATGTGGCCGACGGAGGAGTAGGCGATGAGGCGCTTGAGATCGCCCTTCGCGCCCCGCTTGGCCAGGGCGAGGCAGGCCAGGGATCCGTAGATGATCCCGACCACGGCGAAAGCGGCGAGGTAGGGCGCGAAGTCGCGGAAGCCGTCGGGGGCGATCGGCAGCAAAATCCGGACGAACCCGTATGTACCCATCTTCAGCAGGACGCCGGCCAGCAGGACCGAGCCGACGGTCGGCGCGGCGGTGTGGGCGTCGGGCAGCCAGCTGTGCAGCGGCCACATCGGGGTCTTGACCGCGAGCCCGATCCCGATCGCCAGAACGGCGATGACCTGCACGGATGAGGACAGCGACCGGCCGTTGTCAGTGGCGAGTGCCACCATGTCGAATGTGCCTGCCTTGATCCCGATCAGGAGCAGGCCGAGCAGCATGACGACCGAGCCGAGCAGTGTGTAGAGGATGAAGCGCCAGGCGGCGGCCTGGCGGTCCTCGCCGCCCCAGCGGGCGATGAGGAAGTACATCGGGATGAGCACCATCTCGAACGCGAGGAAGAACAGCAGCAGATCGAGGACGGCGAAGGTCGCGAGGGTGCCGGACTCGAGCATGAGCAGCAGTGCGACGAACGCCTTCGGGGTGGGGCCTGCGGGCATCTTGAAGTACGAGTAGAGCGCGCAAAGGAAGGTCAGCAGCGCGGTCAGGACCAGAAGAGGGAGGGAGATGCCGTCGATGCCGAGGTGGATGCGCACGTCGAGTGCGGGGATCCAGCTGATGTCGGTCGTGGCCTGCATCTTCGACGGATGGTCGTGGTCGAAGCCCAGCGCCAGGACGATCGCGGCGATGAGGATCACGCCGGTGACCGTGACGCCGTGCCGCAGTACGGCCTGGTCAGGTGACTTTCCCTTCAGTCCCGGTGGGGCCGGCAGCAGAGCCGTGACGGCGCCGAGGAGCGGGCCGGCCACGACGAACGCCAGAAGGAACTGCATCACGGACTCGTTGATATCGATCACGCCTGCTCACGCTCCCGTGGCGACGAGGACGACGGCGACCGCGAGGACGACGGTGCCGGCGAGCAGCGCGCTCACATAGGTCTGCAGATTGCCGGTCTGGGCCCGTCGTACGGCGGTGCCAAGCCAGCGGGGCAGCGTTCCCGCGCCGCGCACGTAGGTCTCGACGACTTCGCGGTCCAGGAACCGGACGAGGGTGGCTCCGGCCTGGACCGGGCGGACGAAGGCGGCCGTGTACAGGGCGTCCATGTGGAAGCCGACGGCCGCGTGGCGGTGCAGTGGGCCGAGCAGCAACCGTCCGGGGTCCGCGGGGTCGGGCGCGTAGGCCAGGTCTCCGTATGCGGGCTCGTGGGTGGCGATGGCCTCGGCCTCGACCAGTCCGGCGTCGCCCTCGGGGTGGGCGGCAACCGCACCCAGCGGGACGCGGGCCGTGACCGCACTGGTGTGCCGCCAGGCCGCGTAGGTGACGAGGCCGCCGATCAGGGCCACGCCCGTGCCGACGACGGAGGTGGTGAGGGTCGGGGTGAGGTCGCGGCCGTCGAACCAGTCGGGCAGCACGCGGTAGGAGAACGCGCCGAGGGCGAGGGACGGGGCCGCGAGGACCCAGAGGACCACCGTCATCGTCAGCGGCTGGCGTCCGTGGTCGGGGGCTTCGGTGCCCTGCCCGCGGAAGGCGAGCAGCCACAGCCGCGTCGCGTACGCGGCTGTGAGCAGGGCCGTGAGGAGGCCGGCGACGAGGGTGATCCAGCCTGCGGCGCCGGGGGCGTTTTCGGTGTGGCCGGTGGCGACGTGCTCCGCCGCGCCGAGGACGGACTCCTTGGAGAAGAAGCCGCTGAAGGGCGGGATCGCGGCGAGCGCGAGGAGCGCCACGGTCATCGTCCAGTAGGCGTCGGGGACACGGGCGCTCAGGTCCTTCATACGGGACATGGCGGCCAGTGAGTTGGTGCCGGCGGCGTGGATGATCACGCCGGCCGCGAGGAACAGCAGCGCCTTGAAGGCGCCGTGGGACAGGAGGTGGAAGACGGCGGCACCGCGGTCGCCGACGGCGAGAGCGCCGGTCATGTAGCCGAGCTGGCCGATCGTCGAGTAGGCGAGGACACGCTTGATGTCGTCCTGGGCGAGCGCGGCGAGACCCGAACCGATCATCGTGACGGCGGCCATGACGGCGAGGACCACCATCGCGGCCTGGGAGGCCTCGAAGACCGGGAGGAGACGGGCGATGAAGTAGACACCGGCGGCAACCATCGTCGCGGCGTGGATCAGCGCGGAGACGGGCGTGGGGCCCGCCATCGCGTCGGGGAGCCAGGTGTGCAGCGGGAACTGCGCCGACTTGCCCGCCACGCCCGCGAGGAGGAGCAGGGCGATCAGGGTCGGGTGGTCGAGTGCGCCGTGCGCAACGGCGTCGAGGACCTTCGTGATCCGGAAGGAGCCGGCGTCGGTGGCCAGGGCGAAGAGGCCGATCAGGAAGGGGACGTCACCGAGCTTGGTCACCAGGAATGCCTTGAGGGAGGCGGCGCGGGCCTCCGGGGTCTCCCAGTAGTGGCCGACCAGGAAGTACGAGCAGATGCCCATGATCTCCCAGCCGACCAGCAGCACGATCAGGTCGCCCGAGTAGACGACGAGCAGCATCGCGGAGGTGAAGAGGGAGACGAGAGCGGCGTAGGAGGGGTAGCGCGGGTCGTCGCGCAGATAGCCGGTCGAGTAGATCTGCACACAGGTGGCGACGAAGGCGACAAGGACGGCGACGAGGGCGGCGAAGCCGTCGATGTACAGGGCGAGTTCGATCGGGACCGAGCCGGTCGGGGTGAGTTCGGTGGCGGCGTTCACCGTCTGGTCGCCGCCCTGGCGTACGGCGACCACCGCGGCGAGCGCAAGAGCGGCCAGGGGCGGCAGGATGGCGAGCGGGCGGACGAAGCCGGGGGCGGTGCGGCCCAGGAGCAGGCCGGCCACGGCGCCCAGGAAGGGAAGGAGGGGGACGAGGACGGCGAGGGTGGTCGTGGTCACGCGGTGGCCTCAGCCTTCCCGGTCCGCCCGGACTCTGCGGCCTGTTCGGCCGTGCGGGCGTCGTCGTCGGAGGTGTCGGGGTCGTGGCCCTCGGCCGTGTCGCGGAGCTTGTCGATGTCGGCGGTGCCGCGGTTGCGGTGGACGGCGAGGACGATCGCGAGGCCGATGCCGATCTCGGCGGCGGCGATGGCGATGGTGAACAGGGTCAGGGCCTGGCCGGAGTGCAGGGTCTCCTCGGCAGCCCTGCTGAGCCAGACGTCGAAGGCGACCAGGTTCAGGTTGACGGCGTTGAGCATCAGCTCGACCGACATCAGGACGAGGATCGCGTTGCGGCGGGCCAGGACGCCGTAGAGGCCGGTGCAGAAGAGGAGGGCGGAGAGTACGGCGGGATAGGCGAGGTGCATCAGCGGGCGCCTTCCTGCTCGGTCGACTCGGTTCCCCTGGCCGACTCGGCTCCCTTGGCCGACCCGGTTCCCGCGACCGGCTCATTTCGCCCGATCGTGTGATTACGGGAATCGGGGACGGATGGGGAACTACCGGTCGTGGCTCGGGAGTTCACAGGGGGAGAGCTCGACTCCGCCTTCGCCTTGCGGGACAGGACGATCGCGCCGACCAGCGCCGCGAGGAGCAGGACGGAGAGGGCCTCGAAGGGGAGAACCCAGTTCTGGAAGAGGCTCGAGCCGGTTGCCTCGGTGGAGCCGGCGGCGGGGCCGTCCAGGTCGATCCAGGTGGTGCGGAAGGCGTCGACGACCACCCAGACCAGAGCGGCCGCTGCGGCAAGGGCCACGACGAGGGCGGCCCAGCGGTTGCCGGAGTCGGCGTCCGGGGAGCGGCCGATGGGGGCCCTGGTGAGCATCAGACCGAACAGAAGGAGGACGACGACGGAGCCGACGTAGATGAGGACCTGCACCCACGCGATGAATTCGGCGGTGAGCAGAAGGTATTCGACGGCGAGGCCTCCGAGGGCCACCACCAGCCACAGGGCGGCGTGTACCAGCTGCTTGGTGGTGACGGTGATGATCGCGGCTCCGAAGGTCACCAGGCCGACGAGCAGGAAGGCGATCTCGACGCCGGTCGGGGAGAGGAAGCCGTGCGCTGCCTGGGCGAGGGTCACGACTCTTCCCCCTGAGGGTCGGCCGACGGGGTCGGCTCGGCCTGGGTCGCCGCCAGCTTCTCGGCAGTCTTGCGGGCGGTGGCGATCTCCTTCGGTTCCTCCGCGCCGGGGTCGAGGGCCGGTGGGGCCGGGACGGTCCACATCCACTCGCGGAGCTTGTCCCGCTCGTGGGTGAGGTCGCGGATGTCGGTCTCGGCGTACTCGAACTCGGGGGACCAGAACAGGGCGTCGAAAGGACACACCTCGATGCAGATACCGCAGTACATGCAGAGGGAGAAGTCGATGGCGAAGCGGTCGAGGACGTTGCGGCTGCGTTCGCGGCCACCGGGGGTCGCCGCCGGGACCGTCTCCTTGTGGGAGTCGATGTAGATGCACCAGTCGGGGCACTCACGGGCGCACAGCATGCAGACCGTGCAGTTCTCCTCGAACAGGCCGATCACGCCACGGGTGCGGGGCGGGAGGTCGGGCTGGGCGTCGGGGTACTGCTCGGTGACGGTCTTCTTCGTCATCGTGCGCAGGGTGACGGCCAGGCCCTTGGCCAGACCCGAGCCAGGAATGGGGGCCATGGTTACTGGATCACCACCTTGACGATGCCGGTGAGGGCGATCTGGGCGAGGGAGAGGGGGACGAGGAGGGTCCAGGAGAGTTTCTGGAGCTGGTCCTCGCGCAGGCGGGGATAGGTCACGCGGAGCCAGATGACGACGAAGGCAAGCACGGCCGCCTTGAGGAGGGTCCAGACCCAGCCGAGCCCGTCGGCGCCCCATGGGCCGTGCCAGCCGCCCAGGAAGAGGACGGTGGTCAGGCCGCACAGGACGACGATTCCGGCGTACTCGGCTAGGAGGAACAGGGCGAAACGCAGGCCGGTGTACTCGGTGTAGGCGCCGAAGATGATCTCCGAGTCAGCCACCGGCATGTCGAAGGGAGGGCGCTGGAGTTCGGCGAGACCGGCGACGAAGAAGACGATCGCGCCGACGATCTGCCAGGGCAGCCACCACCACTCGAAGGCGTCGAGGATGCCGGGGAGGGAGACGGTACCGGCCGCCATCGCCACCGAGGCGGCGGTGAGCAGCATCGGGAGTTCGTAGGCGAGGAGCTGTGCGGCCGTGCGCAGGCCGCCGAGGAGGGAGAACTTGTTGGCGGAGGCCCAGCCGGCCATGAGGGAGCCGAGGACGCCCACGCCCATCACGGCGAGCACGAAGAACACGCCGGCGTCGACGACCTCGCCGACGGCGCCCTCGCCGGGGCCGATCGGGATGGCGAGGAGGACGAGGAGGTAGGGCAGGAGGGCGACGGCGGGAGCGAGTTGGAAGATACGGCGGTCCGCGCCCGCCGGTACGACGTCTTCCTTCTGGGCGAACTTCACGCCGTCCGCTACGAGTTGGGCCCAGCCGTGGAAGCCGCCGGCGTACATCGGGCCCAGGCGGCCCTGCATGTGGGCCATCACCTTGTGCTCGGTCTGACCGATGATCAAGGGGAAGGTGAGGAAGACGACGAAGACGATCAGGAGTCGCAGGGCGACGTCGAGAGCGTCGTTCACTGCGGGCCTCCAGCGGGCTTGTCGGGATGGGGGGTGGGCGTGTCGGGGGTGGAGGGCTTGTCAGGGTCCGGGTCCTCGGAGGCCTGGGTGGCGCGGTCGGGGCTCGGGTCGGTGCCATCGGGGCGTGGCGGGTCCTGGGAGTCCTCGGGAGCCTCAGGAACCTCGGAAGTCGGGGGGCGCCCGGGAGTCTGGGGCTGCTCGGGGGCCTTGGATCCCTCGGAGGTCGTGGACTCCTCGGAGGTCGGCTCCTCGGAAGCCGGCGGCTTCTCCGGAACCTCGGGACCATCGGAAGCCGGCGGCCCTTCCGGAACCTCGCTGCCACCGGAAGCCGACGGCTCCTCCCGAACCCCGCGTCCACCGGAAGGCGACGGCTCCTCCCGAACCCCGCGTCCACCGGAAGCCGACGGCTCCTCCCGAACCCCGCGTCCACCGGAAGCCGACGGCTCCTCCCGAACCCCGAGGCCTTCGGAACCTCCGGGGCCTTCTGGGGCCGTGGAGGCTCCCGAAACCGTGGGCTTCTGGGAGGCCTTGCGCGCCTCGGGCTCCTCGGGGCGTTCGGAGACCTCGCGGCCTTCGGGGTGCTTGGAGACTCCGCTGTCCTCGGGTCGCTCGGAGACTCCGCTGTCCCCGGATGGGGAAGGTAGCTCGGAGTGTCCGGGGTCCCCGAGTGTGGGAGACCGCTCGGAGTCACCGGCATCCCCGAGTGTGGGAGACCGCTCGGAGTCACCGGGGTCCCCGAGTGTGGGAGACCGCTCGGAGTCACCAGCATCCCCGAGTGTGGGAGACCGCTCGGAGTCACCAGCATCCCCGCTCGTGGGAGGCCGATGCGGTTCCGGGTCGTCGAAGGCCGGGCGGGCGTGGTGCCACGGTGCGTCCGGGCTGCGAGGGGTGGTGGGGGGCTTCGGCGGCGCGGGGTTGGTGCTCGCGTCGTCGGTCGACGGCTCGGTCTGGGCCTCCGCGGCGCGCTGACTCGCGGAACCGCTCGAGGCGGTACGCGCCCGGCGAGGTCCGGCCGGTGCACCGCCCGTCGCTCCCGAACGCTGAGGTGCCGGGGCAGACGCCGCAGGGGAGTCCGAGGCGGGGGCGGGCGAACCCTCCCCCTGAGTGTCCGAGGCGGGGGCGGGCGAACCCTTCCCCTGAGTGTCCGAC includes:
- a CDS encoding NADH-quinone oxidoreductase subunit N, with the protein product MAQPLASSAETLPATAANVVQSVDWLAIAPPTLAAVVGLVVLVADLFVGEQRKALLGWVSVAGLAASVLLLLPLLDGDRSTFCLTGDADVCSYAADRFTLVIQFLVLGGALLAALLSVTTLKDADKRLPEGEYWFLLLSSAAGAALLPASRDLATLVVALEVASLPAFALVGIRHGDRKSSEAALKFFLSSVTATAVSLMGISFVYASTGTLYLTQVADRIQNVDGQLHTLVQTGVVLTLVGFAFKTAAVPFHFWVPDTYVGAPLPIAAYLSVVGKTVGFSGLILVTVVALPSYADVWGPALAALAALTMTVGNVGALRQQATRAYSAVRLLAWSSVGQAGYLLVPIAAAAYSDDAERSVGSTVAYALMYAAVNLGAFAVAALVGRTRAANRITDYRGLYATNPLAALLLAFFLLCLAGLPPGIIGLFAKVTVFSAAVDAGLGWLAVVMAVNVVIALFYYLQWTTLLFRAPDGEPAAHRVPAPLTAALALTGVLGVALSGAPQLVLRFTDTGLF
- a CDS encoding NADH-quinone oxidoreductase subunit M → MIDINESVMQFLLAFVVAGPLLGAVTALLPAPPGLKGKSPDQAVLRHGVTVTGVILIAAIVLALGFDHDHPSKMQATTDISWIPALDVRIHLGIDGISLPLLVLTALLTFLCALYSYFKMPAGPTPKAFVALLLMLESGTLATFAVLDLLLFFLAFEMVLIPMYFLIARWGGEDRQAAAWRFILYTLLGSVVMLLGLLLIGIKAGTFDMVALATDNGRSLSSSVQVIAVLAIGIGLAVKTPMWPLHSWLPDAHTAAPTVGSVLLAGVLLKMGTYGFVRILLPIAPDGFRDFAPYLAAFAVVGIIYGSLACLALAKRGAKGDLKRLIAYSSVGHMGFVLLGIATMTPTGVNGALFANIAHGLITGLLFFLVGALKDRTGTTDLDTLAEETGAALYGKAPRLGGLLAFAAVASLGLPGLAGFWGEMLALFGAFKPADDLSRPAFLTFMAIGAFGTLLTAAYMLVVVRRVCMGAVPQDAPQFADVHTYEFAAWTPLVALTVAAGLWPKALLGLTDPAVQQLLAGGTR
- a CDS encoding NADH-quinone oxidoreductase subunit L; the protein is MTTTTLAVLVPLLPFLGAVAGLLLGRTAPGFVRPLAILPPLAALALAAVVAVRQGGDQTVNAATELTPTGSVPIELALYIDGFAALVAVLVAFVATCVQIYSTGYLRDDPRYPSYAALVSLFTSAMLLVVYSGDLIVLLVGWEIMGICSYFLVGHYWETPEARAASLKAFLVTKLGDVPFLIGLFALATDAGSFRITKVLDAVAHGALDHPTLIALLLLAGVAGKSAQFPLHTWLPDAMAGPTPVSALIHAATMVAAGVYFIARLLPVFEASQAAMVVLAVMAAVTMIGSGLAALAQDDIKRVLAYSTIGQLGYMTGALAVGDRGAAVFHLLSHGAFKALLFLAAGVIIHAAGTNSLAAMSRMKDLSARVPDAYWTMTVALLALAAIPPFSGFFSKESVLGAAEHVATGHTENAPGAAGWITLVAGLLTALLTAAYATRLWLLAFRGQGTEAPDHGRQPLTMTVVLWVLAAPSLALGAFSYRVLPDWFDGRDLTPTLTTSVVGTGVALIGGLVTYAAWRHTSAVTARVPLGAVAAHPEGDAGLVEAEAIATHEPAYGDLAYAPDPADPGRLLLGPLHRHAAVGFHMDALYTAAFVRPVQAGATLVRFLDREVVETYVRGAGTLPRWLGTAVRRAQTGNLQTYVSALLAGTVVLAVAVVLVATGA
- the nuoK gene encoding NADH-quinone oxidoreductase subunit NuoK gives rise to the protein MHLAYPAVLSALLFCTGLYGVLARRNAILVLMSVELMLNAVNLNLVAFDVWLSRAAEETLHSGQALTLFTIAIAAAEIGIGLAIVLAVHRNRGTADIDKLRDTAEGHDPDTSDDDARTAEQAAESGRTGKAEATA
- a CDS encoding NADH-quinone oxidoreductase subunit J — protein: MTLAQAAHGFLSPTGVEIAFLLVGLVTFGAAIITVTTKQLVHAALWLVVALGGLAVEYLLLTAEFIAWVQVLIYVGSVVVLLLFGLMLTRAPIGRSPDADSGNRWAALVVALAAAAALVWVVVDAFRTTWIDLDGPAAGSTEATGSSLFQNWVLPFEALSVLLLAALVGAIVLSRKAKAESSSPPVNSRATTGSSPSVPDSRNHTIGRNEPVAGTGSAKGAESARGTESTEQEGAR
- a CDS encoding NADH-quinone oxidoreductase subunit I, producing MAPIPGSGLAKGLAVTLRTMTKKTVTEQYPDAQPDLPPRTRGVIGLFEENCTVCMLCARECPDWCIYIDSHKETVPAATPGGRERSRNVLDRFAIDFSLCMYCGICIEVCPFDALFWSPEFEYAETDIRDLTHERDKLREWMWTVPAPPALDPGAEEPKEIATARKTAEKLAATQAEPTPSADPQGEES
- a CDS encoding complex I subunit 1 family protein, with translation MNDALDVALRLLIVFVVFLTFPLIIGQTEHKVMAHMQGRLGPMYAGGFHGWAQLVADGVKFAQKEDVVPAGADRRIFQLAPAVALLPYLLVLLAIPIGPGEGAVGEVVDAGVFFVLAVMGVGVLGSLMAGWASANKFSLLGGLRTAAQLLAYELPMLLTAASVAMAAGTVSLPGILDAFEWWWLPWQIVGAIVFFVAGLAELQRPPFDMPVADSEIIFGAYTEYTGLRFALFLLAEYAGIVVLCGLTTVLFLGGWHGPWGADGLGWVWTLLKAAVLAFVVIWLRVTYPRLREDQLQKLSWTLLVPLSLAQIALTGIVKVVIQ
- a CDS encoding NADH-quinone oxidoreductase subunit C is translated as MTAVGWLPAPAEELFGPEAGAEESYEVLTVDVPPTTWLTALRVARDELGCTYFDWLSAVDEPGTGFRVAAHVAALSPVRRLLLRTTIPHETPVLPTAVDIYAGAAWHERETHEMFGVTFEGHPSLNHLLLPETFEGHPLRKDFVLAARVAKAWPGAKEPGESEHGGPKRRQMLPPGVPDPNEWGPLKGQLPPAPTRPTRTAGRPTERPPRATGDRPVRRARSAAEGSASQAEVSGAPSASDAAGGSGAGPRRARSAAEGSASQAEVSGASDAAGAEGAGSRRARSASQAEVSGASDAAGAPGAGSPRARTASEGSASQTKPGATEGAPTASPTGVTRRSRSAAQGSASQAAPDAEDTGAGSAVPASGAPESEAPATGLPASSSDTQGKGSPAPASDTQGEGSPAPASDSPAASAPAPQRSGATGGAPAGPRRARTASSGSASQRAAEAQTEPSTDDASTNPAPPKPPTTPRSPDAPWHHARPAFDDPEPHRPPTSGDAGDSERSPTLGDAGDSERSPTLGDPGDSERSPTLGDAGDSERSPTLGDPGHSELPSPSGDSGVSERPEDSGVSKHPEGREVSERPEEPEARKASQKPTVSGASTAPEGPGGSEGLGVREEPSASGGRGVREEPSASGGRGVREEPSPSGGRGVREEPSASGGSEVPEGPPASDGPEVPEKPPASEEPTSEESTTSEGSKAPEQPQTPGRPPTSEVPEAPEDSQDPPRPDGTDPSPDRATQASEDPDPDKPSTPDTPTPHPDKPAGGPQ